In Perca fluviatilis chromosome 18, GENO_Pfluv_1.0, whole genome shotgun sequence, one genomic interval encodes:
- the si:dkey-119m7.4 gene encoding solute carrier family 22 member 6 isoform X1 has protein sequence MYFDEIICLIGGFGKFQKILYVWICLPQIFLAFHMLVSVFTEAVPPHLCSSSRPAAGAPASSYFNFSHLSALDGRSELSCTVPLNHSGAVALGDGHPAGGCQRGWEYSTETFQSTTVTEWDLVCDSANLNIMGSSTYMLGLLVGAVLFGSLADKYGRRIIILFNLATQAVFGVGAAFAPNFYVYIALRFMVGTSVSGVIMNAFVLGIEWTGSKQRMLAGIITDYSFGVGYILLAGIAYLIRDWRKLQLAISAPGFLFIFYIWVLPKSARWLIANDRKEEAWELIQKAAQMNGKPLTKDLEMCQQVYKIEEKTEVKKNHFIDLVRTPKMRKHSLIVFYLWFANVLVYYGLSLNISDFGMNIYLTQLIFGLVEMPARTIVLFTLNRSRKFSQLAFLAVGGTACLLTIFIPSDLSIIKTVLAMIGKFGITASLSIIYVYSAEVFPTVIRQNGIGMGSMCARIGGVLAPMMYLLRRISPQAPMVLCGLCPLLGSALTLLLPETANEPLPDTIEDVEGSNLSAEDGGVKPVASEENRQDELMISSNGSCHFS, from the exons ATGTACTTTGATGAAATTATCTGTCTTATTGGAGGCTTTGGGAAGTTCCAGAAGATCTTGTATGTATGGATCTGTCTACCTCAGATCTTTCTGGCGTTCCACATGCTGGTCTCTGTCTTCACTGAGGCTGTTCCTCCGCATTTGTGTAGCTCCTCGAGGCCTGCGGCGGGCGCTCCGGCCTCTTCATATTTCAACTTCAGCCATCTGTCCGCCCTTGATGGCCGGTCTGAGCTTTCCTGCACGGTTCCCTTGAACCACAGCGGTGCTGTAGCTCTCGGCGATGGACACCCTGCTGGGGGATGCCAGAGAGGCTGGGAGTACAGCACAGAGACCTTCCAAAGCACCACAGTAACTGAG TGGGACCTGGTTTGTGACAGTGCCAACCTGAACATCATGGGCTCCTCCACATACATGTTGGGCCTCCTAGTTGGAGCTGTTTTGTTTGGAAGCTTGGCTGATAA GTACGGTCGCAGGATCATCATTCTTTTCAACCTGGCTACCCAGGCTGTCTTTGGGGTCGGTGCTGCCTTCGCCCCTAATTTCTATGTCTACATCGCCCTTCGCTTTATGGTTGGAACATCTGTCTCTGGTGTCATCATGAATGCCTTTGTCCTAG GGATAGAGTGGACAGGATCTAAGCAGCGGATGTTGGCTGGTATAATCACTGACTACTCCTTTGGCGTCGGCTACATTTTGCTGGCCGGTATTGCGTACCTCATAAGAGACTGGCGCAAACTGCAGCTAGCAATCTCAGCACCTGGTTTCCTCTTCATCTTTTACATCTG GGTGTTGCCAAAGTCAGCTCGCTGGTTAATAGCCAATGACAGAAAAGAGGAAGCATGGGAACTGATCCAAAAAGCAGCGCAGATGAATGGGAAGCCCCTCACCAAAGATTTGGAGATGTGTCAG CAGGTCTATAAAATTGAAGAGAAAACAGAGGTGAAGAAAAATCACTTCATAGACCTTGTTCGAACCCCAAAAATGAGGAAGCATTCTTTGATTGTTTTTTATCTCTG GTTCGCCAACGTGCTCGTGTACTACGGCCTGTCTCTCAACATTTCTGACTTTGGAATGAACATCTATCTGACCCAGCTGATCTTTGGCCTGGTAGAGATGCCTGCACGCACCATCGTCCTGTTCACCCTCAACCGCTCCCGCAAGTTCTCCCAGCTGGCGTTCCTGGCTGTGGGTGGCACGGCCTGCCTGCTGACCATCTTCATCCCCTCTG ACCTGTCCATCATTAAAACCGTGCTGGCCATGATTGGGAAGTTCGGGATCACAGCCTCTCTTTCCATCATTTACGTCTACTCAGCCGAGGTGTTCCCTACTGTTATCAG ACAGAATGGGATCGGTATGGGCTCCATGTGTGCTCGCATTGGAGGAGTCCTGGCTCCCATGATGTACCTTCTTAGGAGGATCAGTCCACAGGCTCCCATGGTGCTGTGTGGCCTCTGCCCTCTGCTGGGCTCCGCCCtcaccctgctgcttcctgagACAGCCAACGAACCCCTGCCGGACACCATCGAAGACGTAGAGGGATCCAACCTCAG tgcGGAGGATGGCGGTGTGAAGCCAGTCGCCTCGGAGGAAAACCGCCAAGATGAACTGATGATCAGCAGCAATGGGAGCTGCCACTTCTCATGA
- the si:dkey-119m7.4 gene encoding solute carrier family 22 member 13 isoform X3: MYKFCLYLKHQAYIHILLCELRIYFDQTELEIVVTVLWDLVCDSANLNIMGSSTYMLGLLVGAVLFGSLADKYGRRIIILFNLATQAVFGVGAAFAPNFYVYIALRFMVGTSVSGVIMNAFVLGIEWTGSKQRMLAGIITDYSFGVGYILLAGIAYLIRDWRKLQLAISAPGFLFIFYIWVLPKSARWLIANDRKEEAWELIQKAAQMNGKPLTKDLEMCQQVYKIEEKTEVKKNHFIDLVRTPKMRKHSLIVFYLWFANVLVYYGLSLNISDFGMNIYLTQLIFGLVEMPARTIVLFTLNRSRKFSQLAFLAVGGTACLLTIFIPSDLSIIKTVLAMIGKFGITASLSIIYVYSAEVFPTVIRQNGIGMGSMCARIGGVLAPMMYLLRRISPQAPMVLCGLCPLLGSALTLLLPETANEPLPDTIEDVEGSNLSAEDGGVKPVASEENRQDELMISSNGSCHFS; encoded by the exons ATGTACAAATTCTGTTTATACTTGAAACACCAGgcatatattcacattttactCTGTGAATTAAGGATTTATTTTGACCAAACAGAGTTGGAGATTGTTGTAACAGTTTTG TGGGACCTGGTTTGTGACAGTGCCAACCTGAACATCATGGGCTCCTCCACATACATGTTGGGCCTCCTAGTTGGAGCTGTTTTGTTTGGAAGCTTGGCTGATAA GTACGGTCGCAGGATCATCATTCTTTTCAACCTGGCTACCCAGGCTGTCTTTGGGGTCGGTGCTGCCTTCGCCCCTAATTTCTATGTCTACATCGCCCTTCGCTTTATGGTTGGAACATCTGTCTCTGGTGTCATCATGAATGCCTTTGTCCTAG GGATAGAGTGGACAGGATCTAAGCAGCGGATGTTGGCTGGTATAATCACTGACTACTCCTTTGGCGTCGGCTACATTTTGCTGGCCGGTATTGCGTACCTCATAAGAGACTGGCGCAAACTGCAGCTAGCAATCTCAGCACCTGGTTTCCTCTTCATCTTTTACATCTG GGTGTTGCCAAAGTCAGCTCGCTGGTTAATAGCCAATGACAGAAAAGAGGAAGCATGGGAACTGATCCAAAAAGCAGCGCAGATGAATGGGAAGCCCCTCACCAAAGATTTGGAGATGTGTCAG CAGGTCTATAAAATTGAAGAGAAAACAGAGGTGAAGAAAAATCACTTCATAGACCTTGTTCGAACCCCAAAAATGAGGAAGCATTCTTTGATTGTTTTTTATCTCTG GTTCGCCAACGTGCTCGTGTACTACGGCCTGTCTCTCAACATTTCTGACTTTGGAATGAACATCTATCTGACCCAGCTGATCTTTGGCCTGGTAGAGATGCCTGCACGCACCATCGTCCTGTTCACCCTCAACCGCTCCCGCAAGTTCTCCCAGCTGGCGTTCCTGGCTGTGGGTGGCACGGCCTGCCTGCTGACCATCTTCATCCCCTCTG ACCTGTCCATCATTAAAACCGTGCTGGCCATGATTGGGAAGTTCGGGATCACAGCCTCTCTTTCCATCATTTACGTCTACTCAGCCGAGGTGTTCCCTACTGTTATCAG ACAGAATGGGATCGGTATGGGCTCCATGTGTGCTCGCATTGGAGGAGTCCTGGCTCCCATGATGTACCTTCTTAGGAGGATCAGTCCACAGGCTCCCATGGTGCTGTGTGGCCTCTGCCCTCTGCTGGGCTCCGCCCtcaccctgctgcttcctgagACAGCCAACGAACCCCTGCCGGACACCATCGAAGACGTAGAGGGATCCAACCTCAG tgcGGAGGATGGCGGTGTGAAGCCAGTCGCCTCGGAGGAAAACCGCCAAGATGAACTGATGATCAGCAGCAATGGGAGCTGCCACTTCTCATGA
- the si:dkey-119m7.4 gene encoding solute carrier family 22 member 6 isoform X2 has translation MYFDEIICLIGGFGKFQKILYVWICLPQIFLAFHMLVSVFTEAVPPHLCSSSRPAAGAPASSYFNFSHLSALDGRSELSCTVPLNHSGAVALGDGHPAGGCQRGWEYSTETFQSTTVTEWDLVCDSANLNIMGSSTYMLGLLVGAVLFGSLADKYGRRIIILFNLATQAVFGVGAAFAPNFYVYIALRFMVGTSVSGVIMNAFVLGIEWTGSKQRMLAGIITDYSFGVGYILLAGIAYLIRDWRKLQLAISAPGFLFIFYIWVLPKSARWLIANDRKEEAWELIQKAAQMNGKPLTKDLEMCQVYKIEEKTEVKKNHFIDLVRTPKMRKHSLIVFYLWFANVLVYYGLSLNISDFGMNIYLTQLIFGLVEMPARTIVLFTLNRSRKFSQLAFLAVGGTACLLTIFIPSDLSIIKTVLAMIGKFGITASLSIIYVYSAEVFPTVIRQNGIGMGSMCARIGGVLAPMMYLLRRISPQAPMVLCGLCPLLGSALTLLLPETANEPLPDTIEDVEGSNLSAEDGGVKPVASEENRQDELMISSNGSCHFS, from the exons ATGTACTTTGATGAAATTATCTGTCTTATTGGAGGCTTTGGGAAGTTCCAGAAGATCTTGTATGTATGGATCTGTCTACCTCAGATCTTTCTGGCGTTCCACATGCTGGTCTCTGTCTTCACTGAGGCTGTTCCTCCGCATTTGTGTAGCTCCTCGAGGCCTGCGGCGGGCGCTCCGGCCTCTTCATATTTCAACTTCAGCCATCTGTCCGCCCTTGATGGCCGGTCTGAGCTTTCCTGCACGGTTCCCTTGAACCACAGCGGTGCTGTAGCTCTCGGCGATGGACACCCTGCTGGGGGATGCCAGAGAGGCTGGGAGTACAGCACAGAGACCTTCCAAAGCACCACAGTAACTGAG TGGGACCTGGTTTGTGACAGTGCCAACCTGAACATCATGGGCTCCTCCACATACATGTTGGGCCTCCTAGTTGGAGCTGTTTTGTTTGGAAGCTTGGCTGATAA GTACGGTCGCAGGATCATCATTCTTTTCAACCTGGCTACCCAGGCTGTCTTTGGGGTCGGTGCTGCCTTCGCCCCTAATTTCTATGTCTACATCGCCCTTCGCTTTATGGTTGGAACATCTGTCTCTGGTGTCATCATGAATGCCTTTGTCCTAG GGATAGAGTGGACAGGATCTAAGCAGCGGATGTTGGCTGGTATAATCACTGACTACTCCTTTGGCGTCGGCTACATTTTGCTGGCCGGTATTGCGTACCTCATAAGAGACTGGCGCAAACTGCAGCTAGCAATCTCAGCACCTGGTTTCCTCTTCATCTTTTACATCTG GGTGTTGCCAAAGTCAGCTCGCTGGTTAATAGCCAATGACAGAAAAGAGGAAGCATGGGAACTGATCCAAAAAGCAGCGCAGATGAATGGGAAGCCCCTCACCAAAGATTTGGAGATGTGTCAG GTCTATAAAATTGAAGAGAAAACAGAGGTGAAGAAAAATCACTTCATAGACCTTGTTCGAACCCCAAAAATGAGGAAGCATTCTTTGATTGTTTTTTATCTCTG GTTCGCCAACGTGCTCGTGTACTACGGCCTGTCTCTCAACATTTCTGACTTTGGAATGAACATCTATCTGACCCAGCTGATCTTTGGCCTGGTAGAGATGCCTGCACGCACCATCGTCCTGTTCACCCTCAACCGCTCCCGCAAGTTCTCCCAGCTGGCGTTCCTGGCTGTGGGTGGCACGGCCTGCCTGCTGACCATCTTCATCCCCTCTG ACCTGTCCATCATTAAAACCGTGCTGGCCATGATTGGGAAGTTCGGGATCACAGCCTCTCTTTCCATCATTTACGTCTACTCAGCCGAGGTGTTCCCTACTGTTATCAG ACAGAATGGGATCGGTATGGGCTCCATGTGTGCTCGCATTGGAGGAGTCCTGGCTCCCATGATGTACCTTCTTAGGAGGATCAGTCCACAGGCTCCCATGGTGCTGTGTGGCCTCTGCCCTCTGCTGGGCTCCGCCCtcaccctgctgcttcctgagACAGCCAACGAACCCCTGCCGGACACCATCGAAGACGTAGAGGGATCCAACCTCAG tgcGGAGGATGGCGGTGTGAAGCCAGTCGCCTCGGAGGAAAACCGCCAAGATGAACTGATGATCAGCAGCAATGGGAGCTGCCACTTCTCATGA